From one Luteolibacter sp. SL250 genomic stretch:
- a CDS encoding ATP-binding protein yields MLETVVHTHENSAEFKRLFRDYEDRIAVSNSRRAALLAAIFMLGGCTLDYVVFPELANSFLLIRIASFVLLGSIFLHLGRIDVEDRGHFISAGIALIPLIAICAMIVRTGGGNSEYYAGLSLVLVGLSLLLRWSFRKSLAMISVCLVFYALSVSLAKEPVNRQILFNNSYFLFVTSVFVVAGSYFYEQLRFREFALRNEVEKSHELLESQNKQLSELDEAKTHFFANISHELRTPLTIMLGITERLKASISRQPADAKMTEMTQMLEQNGLRLLKLIDDLLDLVRFDTGHTDINTQATAMDAHLDGLLLSLRHLAEQDRVSLVWEGKSDVGRVMLDRDKFDKILLNLVINAIKFTPSRGVIDVKVDIRGGKLLLTVEDTGVGIAPHILPRIFERFWQVDTSSTRKFQGAGIGLALVRSLTQAMEGEITVDSQPGVGTKFTVNFPVETASETTETEIEEPLKHGGKIADLHRRAAMAVPGKIQSTTPSGPTGALRAPLPPVSIGGRPSTARPLVLIADDEPDIRRFLRMQLEDVDVIEAADGAEAFQLAQQRQPQLALLDQMMPEMDGVEACRRIRENHTTRSTAIIILTARADEQTKLNALQAGANDFLTKPFSTAELSLRLSNQLAMARIRRELLDLNTELQSAIEQIKENEVAMVRNEKLSSLGRMSAGIIHEINNPLNYATAGLHALATFTRSLPDKDQEDFEDILKDIREGVERVSQIVIDLRQFTREDNGISGDADLTEVIARSQRMVSHQVGKEISFKLNAPPHAMIRGNANQLVQVFVNFFQNSIDAINERPAVPEPAPGQIEVTIEPVGEGWTLTVRDNGVGIPPENLQKIFDPFFTSKDVGKGMGLGLSITHQILQGHGAIMEVDSRPSQYTVFRLTFPGVASKQPGDSALDPVA; encoded by the coding sequence ATGCTTGAAACGGTCGTCCATACCCATGAGAACAGCGCTGAGTTCAAGCGTCTGTTCCGTGACTATGAAGATCGCATCGCCGTCTCCAATTCACGGCGGGCCGCGCTGCTCGCCGCGATTTTCATGCTCGGCGGATGCACGCTGGACTACGTCGTTTTTCCGGAGCTGGCCAACAGCTTCCTCCTCATCCGCATCGCCTCATTCGTCCTGCTGGGTTCGATCTTCCTGCATCTCGGCAGGATCGACGTCGAGGACAGGGGGCATTTCATCTCAGCCGGCATCGCACTGATCCCGCTCATCGCCATCTGCGCGATGATCGTGAGAACCGGCGGCGGCAACTCGGAGTACTACGCGGGCCTGAGTCTGGTCCTCGTCGGACTGTCACTGCTGCTCCGCTGGTCATTCCGGAAATCGCTGGCGATGATCAGCGTGTGCCTCGTCTTCTACGCGCTCAGCGTTTCGCTGGCGAAGGAACCCGTCAACCGGCAGATCCTTTTCAACAACAGCTATTTCCTTTTCGTCACCTCCGTCTTCGTGGTGGCGGGCAGCTATTTCTACGAGCAGCTCCGGTTCCGGGAGTTCGCCCTGCGCAACGAGGTGGAGAAGTCCCACGAGTTGCTGGAAAGCCAGAACAAGCAACTCAGCGAACTGGACGAGGCGAAGACGCACTTTTTCGCCAACATCAGCCATGAGCTGCGCACTCCCCTCACCATCATGCTCGGCATCACCGAGCGGTTGAAAGCCTCCATCTCCAGGCAACCGGCGGACGCGAAGATGACGGAGATGACCCAGATGCTGGAACAGAACGGCCTCCGGCTCCTCAAGCTGATCGACGACCTGCTCGACCTCGTCCGGTTCGACACGGGACACACGGACATCAACACCCAGGCCACCGCGATGGACGCCCACCTGGATGGTCTGTTGCTCTCGCTGCGGCACCTGGCGGAGCAGGACCGCGTCAGCCTGGTCTGGGAAGGCAAGTCCGACGTCGGGCGCGTGATGCTCGACCGGGACAAGTTCGATAAGATCCTGCTCAACCTGGTCATCAACGCCATCAAGTTCACTCCATCCCGGGGGGTGATCGATGTGAAGGTGGACATCCGCGGAGGAAAGCTCCTCCTCACGGTGGAGGACACCGGCGTGGGCATCGCCCCCCATATCCTGCCGCGGATTTTCGAGCGCTTCTGGCAGGTGGATACCTCCTCCACGCGGAAGTTCCAGGGGGCTGGTATCGGCCTCGCCCTGGTGCGCAGCCTCACACAGGCGATGGAGGGAGAGATCACGGTGGACAGCCAGCCGGGAGTCGGCACGAAGTTCACGGTGAATTTCCCGGTCGAAACGGCATCGGAAACGACCGAAACCGAGATCGAGGAACCCCTCAAACACGGTGGGAAGATCGCTGATCTCCACCGCCGTGCCGCCATGGCGGTCCCCGGGAAAATCCAGTCCACCACCCCGTCCGGCCCCACCGGCGCGCTGCGGGCACCTCTTCCACCGGTTTCCATCGGTGGCCGCCCGAGCACCGCGCGGCCGTTGGTCCTCATCGCGGACGATGAGCCGGACATCCGGCGCTTCCTGCGCATGCAGCTCGAGGACGTGGATGTCATCGAGGCGGCGGACGGCGCGGAGGCATTCCAGCTCGCCCAGCAACGCCAGCCGCAGCTCGCCCTTCTCGACCAGATGATGCCGGAGATGGATGGCGTGGAAGCCTGCCGCAGGATCCGCGAGAACCACACCACACGCAGCACCGCCATCATCATCCTCACCGCCCGCGCGGATGAGCAGACGAAACTCAACGCGCTCCAGGCCGGCGCGAACGACTTCCTCACCAAGCCGTTCTCCACCGCGGAACTGAGCCTCCGCCTGTCGAACCAGCTCGCGATGGCCCGCATCCGCCGGGAACTCCTCGACCTCAACACGGAACTCCAGTCCGCGATCGAACAGATCAAGGAGAATGAGGTCGCGATGGTGCGGAACGAGAAGCTTTCATCGCTCGGCCGGATGAGTGCTGGCATCATCCATGAGATCAACAACCCGTTGAACTACGCGACCGCCGGCCTGCACGCGCTCGCCACTTTCACCCGCAGTCTTCCGGACAAGGACCAGGAGGATTTCGAGGACATCCTGAAGGACATCCGCGAGGGCGTGGAGCGCGTTTCCCAGATCGTCATCGACCTGCGCCAGTTCACCCGTGAGGACAACGGCATCAGCGGGGACGCGGATCTGACCGAAGTCATCGCCCGCTCCCAGCGCATGGTGAGCCACCAGGTGGGCAAGGAAATCTCCTTCAAGCTGAACGCTCCGCCCCACGCGATGATCCGCGGCAATGCGAACCAGCTCGTCCAGGTTTTCGTCAACTTTTTCCAGAACAGCATCGACGCCATCAACGAGCGGCCCGCCGTGCCGGAACCCGCTCCCGGGCAAATCGAGGTCACCATCGAGCCGGTCGGAGAGGGCTGGACGCTCACCGTCCGTGACAACGGCGTGGGTATCCCTCCGGAGAACCTCCAGAAGATCTTCGACCCGTTCTTCACCTCGAAGGACGTTGGCAAGGGCATGGGCCTCGGCCTTTCCATCACCCACCAGATCCTCCAGGGACATGGCGCGATCATGGAGGTGGACAGCCGCCCGTCCCAGTACACCGTGTTCCGCCTGACATTCCCCGGCGTTGCCTCCAAACAACCGGGAGATTCCGCTCTCGACCCTGTCGCCTGA
- a CDS encoding class I SAM-dependent methyltransferase, producing MDLTSESSQSVITCRNSQGTELTANLLRIKRYSVVFEVYNPYSILQLSEVLSDFRIMASRRLLYHGKAVVSNLLNTGIVLVCEAMLDEGWVEVDFLSSVAADTSGDLSSQFLSFMSEWKSANKVQDPFKLVVADLSSMLSGVQHWLTGVDVGIRTTVTRRRDDLEQEIFASIENRVVEEVLPSMERFEDIAKEIGDAEIAVHKSYVRREIHPIVLCSPFLYRTYTKPLGYAGDYEMVNMMLRNPYEGSSAFAKLLNFALLNTEPVVAHRNRIDYLVELLRSECVRRVTKGKTRVFNLACGPAVEVQRFLREYDESDLAEIDLLDFNAETLEYTRERIVESRHAGGRETQVRYFQRSVHQLLRSATQGGEEDFTNYDIVYCAGLFDYLSQRVCKRLVELFCTMVRPGGIVIVTNVAAANPRKAWMEYVMEWNLIYRDDDEMRDLVPEGFPVSRVEIKPDLTGVNLFLEIERANA from the coding sequence ATGGATCTCACCAGCGAATCGTCCCAGAGCGTCATCACCTGCCGTAACAGCCAAGGCACCGAGCTGACCGCGAACCTCCTCCGCATCAAGCGTTACTCCGTCGTCTTCGAGGTCTATAACCCTTATAGCATCCTCCAGCTCTCGGAAGTGCTTTCCGACTTCCGGATCATGGCATCACGGAGGCTGCTGTACCACGGCAAGGCGGTGGTCAGCAACCTGCTCAACACCGGCATCGTCCTGGTCTGCGAGGCGATGCTCGATGAAGGCTGGGTCGAGGTTGATTTCCTCTCCAGCGTCGCCGCGGATACCAGCGGTGACCTTTCCAGCCAGTTCCTCTCGTTCATGAGCGAGTGGAAGTCCGCCAACAAGGTGCAGGATCCGTTCAAGCTGGTGGTGGCGGACCTTTCCAGCATGCTCTCCGGAGTCCAGCACTGGCTCACCGGCGTGGATGTGGGCATCCGCACGACGGTGACGCGCCGCCGGGACGACCTGGAGCAGGAGATCTTCGCCAGCATCGAGAACCGCGTGGTCGAGGAGGTCCTTCCTTCCATGGAGAGATTCGAGGACATCGCGAAGGAAATCGGCGATGCGGAGATCGCCGTCCACAAGTCCTATGTGCGGCGTGAGATCCACCCCATCGTCCTCTGCTCTCCGTTCCTTTACCGGACCTACACGAAGCCGCTGGGCTACGCCGGCGACTACGAGATGGTGAACATGATGCTGAGGAACCCCTACGAAGGCTCCTCCGCCTTCGCCAAGCTCCTCAACTTCGCCCTTCTGAACACCGAGCCCGTGGTCGCCCACCGCAACCGCATCGACTACCTCGTCGAGCTGCTGCGCTCCGAGTGCGTCCGCAGGGTCACCAAGGGCAAGACACGGGTCTTCAACCTGGCTTGCGGTCCTGCGGTGGAAGTGCAGCGCTTCCTGCGCGAGTATGACGAGAGTGACCTGGCGGAGATCGACCTCCTCGATTTCAACGCGGAAACCCTCGAATACACCCGTGAGCGCATCGTCGAATCGCGGCACGCCGGCGGCCGGGAAACCCAGGTCCGCTACTTCCAGCGATCCGTCCACCAGCTCCTCCGCTCCGCGACGCAGGGCGGAGAGGAGGATTTCACCAACTACGACATCGTCTATTGCGCGGGTCTTTTCGATTACCTCTCCCAGCGGGTCTGCAAGCGGCTTGTCGAACTGTTTTGCACGATGGTGCGGCCGGGCGGCATCGTCATCGTGACCAACGTGGCCGCCGCCAATCCGCGGAAGGCGTGGATGGAATACGTGATGGAGTGGAACCTGATCTACCGGGATGATGACGAGATGAGGGATCTGGTCCCTGAGGGATTCCCCGTCTCCCGCGTCGAGATCAAACCTGACCTGACCGGTGTGAACCTCTTCCTGGAGATCGAGCGCGCCAATGCTTGA
- a CDS encoding 3-deoxy-7-phosphoheptulonate synthase yields the protein MTRHRTDDLRISGINPLISPAVLAYYLPISEQASELVASARAQAEAILRGDDDRLLAIVGPCSIHDPEAAMEYAAKLKKEAERLKDDVFVVMRVYFEKPRTTVGWKGLINDPHLDDSFDINHGLRVARGLLLDLANMGVPAGTEFLDTISPQYIADLIAWGAIGARTTESQIHRELASGLSMPVGFKNGTGGSIQIALDAIQSASRPHHFLSVTKQGVSAIVSTAGNESCHLILRGGKSGPNYDKESVAAAEAMLREQNLPPSVMVDCSHGNSMKDYRNQPMVAADLCNQISAGSRTVTSVMIESNLVEGNQGLSKDLSSLVRGKSVTDACIGWDDTVEVLDRFAAAIRARRH from the coding sequence GTGACGCGCCACCGCACCGACGACCTCCGTATTTCAGGCATCAATCCGCTCATTTCACCCGCGGTGCTCGCCTATTACCTGCCCATTTCCGAGCAGGCGTCAGAACTGGTGGCCAGCGCGCGTGCCCAGGCCGAAGCCATCCTGCGTGGCGATGACGACCGCCTGCTGGCCATCGTCGGCCCCTGCTCCATCCATGATCCGGAAGCGGCCATGGAGTATGCGGCGAAGCTCAAGAAAGAGGCGGAGCGCCTGAAGGACGACGTCTTTGTCGTCATGCGGGTCTATTTTGAGAAGCCCCGCACCACCGTCGGCTGGAAAGGGCTGATCAATGATCCGCATCTGGACGATTCCTTCGACATCAACCACGGACTCCGCGTCGCCCGCGGACTGCTGCTGGATCTCGCGAACATGGGAGTCCCCGCCGGCACCGAGTTCCTCGACACCATTTCCCCGCAATACATCGCGGATCTGATCGCCTGGGGCGCCATCGGCGCACGGACGACGGAATCCCAGATCCACCGGGAACTGGCGTCCGGACTCTCCATGCCCGTGGGCTTCAAGAATGGCACCGGAGGGTCGATCCAGATCGCGCTGGACGCCATCCAGTCCGCCTCCCGGCCGCACCACTTCCTCTCCGTCACCAAACAGGGAGTTTCCGCCATCGTTTCGACGGCCGGCAACGAATCCTGCCACCTGATCCTCCGCGGCGGGAAATCCGGACCGAACTACGACAAGGAAAGCGTGGCGGCGGCGGAAGCGATGCTGCGGGAGCAGAACCTGCCGCCCAGCGTGATGGTGGACTGTTCGCACGGGAACTCCATGAAAGACTACCGCAACCAGCCGATGGTGGCTGCGGATCTGTGCAACCAGATTTCCGCGGGATCCCGGACCGTCACCTCAGTCATGATCGAGTCCAACCTGGTCGAAGGCAACCAGGGGCTGTCCAAGGACCTTTCCTCGCTCGTCCGGGGCAAGTCCGTCACTGACGCCTGCATCGGCTGGGATGACACCGTGGAGGTTCTGGACCGCTTTGCGGCGGCCATCCGAGCGAGACGTCATTGA
- a CDS encoding TlyA family RNA methyltransferase, with protein sequence MKERVDALLVSRGLCDSREQAKRLVLAGEVKSGDRVIDKPSVKLPLDAPLEVKEKPKYVGRGGFKLEGALDAFGVDPAGWVCFDVGASTGGFTDCLLQRGAARVHAVDVGTNQLVWKLRNDPRVIAKEQFNARHMVPEDIGEKVMLAVMDLSFISLTKVLPAVFSILEEKGSVISLIKPQFELDRDDIGKGGIVRDPALHERAVEKIRKFVTEEHGREWRGVIPSQITGTDGNQEFLAWIG encoded by the coding sequence ATGAAGGAACGTGTCGATGCGCTGCTGGTATCCCGGGGTCTCTGTGATTCCAGGGAACAGGCGAAGCGTCTGGTTCTCGCAGGCGAAGTGAAGAGCGGGGACAGGGTGATCGACAAGCCGAGCGTGAAGCTCCCGCTGGACGCGCCGCTGGAAGTGAAAGAGAAGCCGAAATACGTCGGACGCGGCGGCTTCAAGCTGGAAGGGGCGCTGGACGCCTTCGGCGTGGATCCTGCCGGCTGGGTCTGCTTTGACGTCGGGGCGTCGACAGGTGGTTTCACCGACTGCCTCCTCCAACGTGGCGCCGCCAGGGTGCACGCCGTGGATGTGGGCACCAACCAGCTCGTCTGGAAGCTGAGGAACGACCCCAGGGTGATCGCGAAAGAGCAGTTCAATGCCCGCCATATGGTCCCGGAGGACATCGGAGAAAAGGTCATGCTGGCGGTGATGGACCTTTCCTTCATTTCGCTGACCAAGGTGCTACCCGCCGTTTTCTCCATCCTGGAGGAAAAGGGCAGTGTGATTTCCCTCATCAAACCCCAGTTCGAGCTGGACCGGGATGACATCGGGAAAGGCGGGATTGTCCGTGATCCGGCGCTCCATGAACGGGCGGTGGAGAAGATCAGGAAATTCGTCACGGAGGAACACGGCCGCGAATGGCGGGGGGTGATCCCTTCCCAGATCACCGGCACGGATGGGAACCAGGAGTTTCTGGCATGGATCGGCTGA
- a CDS encoding transglutaminase family protein, with product MKYELIHRTSYLYEGMVTVSHHMARLAPRPLPNQRCPWHELSIQPVPVGRGVHADAYGNVTTYFEMEGSHGELEVVAHSFVEVFPTVHPKAEGTPAWERVRAACGSSVLNGYSEAGAFRFASPMVPTAKEFADYARQDFPAGRPILGAVIALMGRIHREFKFDTVATDVATPVSEVLRKKAGVCQDFAHLMLACLRSLGLPARYVSGYLETKPPAGQTRLTGADASHAWVSVFCGEEAGWIDADPTNDMLPNERHITIAWGRDFSDVSPLRGVTLGAGGQKLKVAVDVIPVEGI from the coding sequence ATGAAATACGAGCTGATCCATCGCACGAGCTACCTCTACGAGGGGATGGTCACCGTTTCCCATCACATGGCGCGGCTGGCGCCCCGTCCTCTTCCCAACCAGCGCTGCCCGTGGCATGAGCTTTCCATCCAGCCGGTTCCGGTGGGACGCGGGGTCCATGCGGACGCTTATGGGAATGTGACCACCTACTTCGAGATGGAGGGGAGTCACGGCGAACTGGAGGTGGTCGCCCACAGCTTCGTGGAGGTTTTCCCTACCGTGCATCCGAAGGCGGAGGGAACCCCCGCCTGGGAGCGTGTCCGGGCCGCATGCGGATCTTCCGTCCTGAATGGATATTCGGAGGCGGGGGCCTTCCGCTTCGCTTCGCCGATGGTCCCGACGGCGAAGGAATTCGCGGACTACGCCCGGCAGGATTTCCCTGCGGGCCGGCCGATCCTCGGGGCGGTGATCGCCTTGATGGGCAGGATCCACAGGGAGTTCAAATTTGACACCGTCGCAACCGATGTGGCGACACCGGTGTCGGAGGTCCTCCGGAAGAAGGCGGGGGTCTGCCAGGACTTCGCGCACCTCATGCTGGCCTGCCTGCGTTCGCTCGGCCTGCCCGCGCGCTATGTCAGCGGCTATCTGGAGACAAAACCACCCGCAGGACAGACGCGGTTGACCGGCGCGGATGCCTCCCACGCCTGGGTGTCGGTTTTTTGCGGAGAGGAAGCCGGGTGGATCGATGCGGACCCGACCAATGACATGCTGCCCAACGAGCGTCACATCACCATCGCTTGGGGGCGGGATTTCTCGGATGTCAGCCCCCTGCGGGGTGTCACCCTCGGGGCTGGGGGGCAGAAGCTCAAGGTGGCTGTGGACGTGATTCCGGTGGAGGGCATCTGA
- a CDS encoding outer membrane lipoprotein carrier protein LolA — protein sequence MRAFIIQSLLVSAALAQDAVIDGWLERQATITSLDAGFTQQRKLPSLKEPVTTPGRISFAKPDKFRWQLGEPMQTLAVSDGITLTLIEESEKSARQISKDAPQAARFSLLSGKAFESKEAFYGSFEIIESRVTAGIHQFTLKPKDRRMRSNVPWVFIDIDPVKKELRAMELEMQDKSRVRTVFENPRFNTKLPDSFFKPDLTGYKVK from the coding sequence GGATGCCGTCATCGACGGCTGGCTGGAAAGACAGGCCACCATCACCTCCCTGGATGCCGGTTTCACCCAGCAGCGGAAGCTTCCTTCGCTGAAAGAACCGGTGACCACGCCGGGACGCATTTCTTTCGCCAAGCCGGACAAGTTCCGCTGGCAGCTCGGCGAGCCGATGCAGACGCTGGCGGTGTCCGATGGGATCACTCTCACCCTCATCGAGGAGTCTGAAAAGTCCGCCCGCCAGATTTCCAAGGACGCTCCGCAGGCCGCTCGTTTTTCGCTCCTTTCCGGCAAGGCATTCGAAAGCAAGGAGGCGTTCTACGGGAGCTTTGAGATCATCGAGAGCCGGGTCACCGCCGGGATCCATCAGTTCACGCTGAAACCGAAGGACCGGCGCATGCGCTCGAATGTGCCATGGGTCTTCATCGACATTGATCCCGTGAAGAAGGAACTGCGGGCGATGGAACTGGAGATGCAGGACAAGTCCCGCGTGCGCACCGTCTTCGAAAACCCGCGGTTCAATACCAAGCTGCCTGATTCATTCTTCAAGCCGGACCTGACCGGCTACAAGGTGAAGTGA